Genomic window (Pradoshia sp. D12):
AGCCAATTTTTTCTTAGCTGCTTCTAGCTGTGGATCTTCTTCAGTAATTTTATTTCTTAATTCATTCATTAATTTATTTGTTGTGTCTCCCTGGATCACACCTGTTTCTTTTAAATCATGATCCTTTTGGAACTTTTTAACCGCTGTTACAGTGTTCTCATCAAAACATCCATCGGCTTTACCTGGATTATATCCAAGTGCTTTAAGCATTTTTTCAGCATTCTCAACTTCTGGCGACATTTTTGAAAGCTCTAGCTTTTCCTCAGGATCAATAAACGATAAATTTGCATAATCAGGCATTTTGACAGTAATGTCCGGCTTGATGCCTTTTTTATGAATCCAGTTGCCATCCGGTGTCAGCCATTTTGCATACGTAAACTTCAAATTGGATCCATCTGTGAAGTCCATTGCTGATTGAGCAGTTCCCTTCCCATATGACTTCACACCAATAATCGGAATATCAGCAGATTCATTTAACGCTGCAGCCACTATTTCAGATGCACTAGCACTGCCTTCGTCAATTAGTACAGCCGTTGACAATTTAAATTTATAACCGGTATCTGTCGCTTTTGCTACTTGTTTATTCCCGCTGCGGTCTTCAATCTGTACGAGATTTTCACCAGCTGGAACAAACATATTCGCTATTTTTTCAGCTTGGTCAAGCAATCCGCCCGGGTTTTGTCTTAAATCAAGCACAATTCCCTTCATACCTTGCTCTTCCACTTCACGTAATACTTTTTCAAGCTCTTCAGCTGTATTCTCAGAAAAGCTGGTTATCTGTATGTTTGCAATATCATCCGTTAAGTTCTCTTTATAAACTGTATTTACAGGAATTGTATCACGTATTATTTTAACGTTCATTGTCTTACTTGCACCCGGACGCTGGATTACTAAATTAACCTCCGTCCCTTTTTTTCCACGGATTAAGAGCACGGCATCGCTGGACGACATCCCTTGCAGGCTTTTATCATTTACTTTTAAAATAATATCACCCGCTTTTAATCCGGCTTTCTCAGCAGGTGCACCTTTTATCGGTGAAACAATTACAATTTGTTCATTTTCTGACATTATTTCTGCCCCAATTCCCTCAAAAGAAGAGGAAATGCTTTCATGAAAGCTGGCGGCTTCTTCTTGTGTCATAAAGTCCGAATATGGATCATCAAGTGATTCTACCATTCCATTAATGGCACCATCAATTAATTTATCGCGGTCCACTTCTTGGAAATAACTATTTTCCAAGGTATCCATAGCACTTTTGATTTTCTCCATATCGTTTTTAGATCCGCTAAGCGGAATCTTGATTCCTGATGTTGATTGTTGCGTGTTATCCATTATGTACCTTGTTGCAAAAACACTAAGGATAATGAGTAAAGCTGATCCTAAAATAAGATAAATCCATCTAACTTTAATATAGCCCTTCGGCTTGTTTGCTTGTTCTTGATCTTGTTCTGAATCCAACTGGTTCACCACTTTCACTGAACTATACTGCCTTAAAATTAACTATATTATATCAGAACTCCAAATGATATCCTACTCTGTTGCCAGCTGGATGTATTCCTCCAAGGTCAAGCCACGTTTTTTCATATCAGTGGCATAGGCTTTTCCCACATATCTAATATGCCAGGGCTCATACATATACCCTGTTGTTTTCTCGTCACCCTTTGGATAGCGGATGATGAATCCATATTCTGCAGAATTTTGGGCAAGCCATTGTCCGGCTGTTGTAGAGCCAAAATCTTCATTAAGCTGATAATTATTCTCTGCACTCGATACATCCATTGTTAGACCTGTTTGATGCTCACTCTTACCAGGCTCCGCTACCGATTGTTGGGCATACTCTATACCGGATGCTTCAATTTCCGCATTATATAGCTGTACCTGTCTTTCATAGGAACGAAAACCTGACACGGCTGCTAATTGTACTCCCTCTTCATTGGCTGCAGTAAACATCTTCTCAAGCGCCTCTGCAGCTTCCTTTCTCATCAGCTGTTTTTCATGCTCTCCTACGAATGAAAAAGTAACATTCGGTTTCACCAAATCATCTGCTCGGTAACCAATCGGCAGACTATTTTCTTTATTTACCAACACAAGAATATTATCAGGATTTTGGATATAGTTCACTCCATCCTCAACCTTAATATCATTTAAGAATTCAGCAGCCAGATTCACACTATTATCATCCTCTTCCGACCCTTGATTTCCTTGTCCATTTCCAATCGTTTCCTGCGTATGGTTCTCGTTCTCTTCTTTTTTCGATTGATCTGTGTCAATGGATAAATCATTACATGCTGTGAGTAATAAAGCCGTTGCCATCATCATCCCAAGAAGTATCTTTCTCATTTCTCTTCCCTCACAATTCTCTCTCTAGCTGTTTATTGTTTCAAAAAACCATTAAATCAGCCTATGCTATTTATTATTTTAGTAACTTTTTAAATTGATATGTTTTTAAGTTTTGTTTGTATTATACTAAGTTTCTGAAAAATTCAAACAAACTGTTAATCATCAAGGAGTGTACTATTTGGTCACTCGAACACATTTGCTTTAAATAGTGATATATTGATGTTTCCACTAATCCTTTTCAAGTATAGCTGAAATGTTCCCGATCTGCTTGATTTTTTCAAAAAATCTAAGTTGATAATTCAATATCAAAATTCAAATAATACATCAATAGTACAATTATAAAAAAAAGCTCTGGTTTTCACCAGAGCTTTCTTGTTTTTATAATATTAAGATTCAATAGCAGTATTTAAAGCAACTTCGATCATGTCATTAAATGTCGTTTGTCTCTCTTCAGCTGTCGTTTCTTCACCTGTAAGGATATGGTCACTGACAGTAAGAATGGATAATGCTTGTCTGCCATATTTAGCAGCTAAAGTGTATAACGCAGTGGTTTCCATCTCAATGGCTAGGATACCATATTGTGCCCATTTTTCATGGTCTGCTTTATCATTATAAAATTGATCTGCAGTAAATACATTACCAACTTTTAATTGAAGTCCTTTTTCCACACCTGTGTCATATGCTTTTTTTAATAAACCAAAATCAGCTGTAGGTGCAAAGTCGATTCCATCAAAAAGTAATTTATTCATATTGGAATCCGTTGATGATGTCATGGCTAAAATAACATCTCTCACTTTTACATCTTTTTGAATCGCACCGCATGTACCAACACGAATTAATTTTTGTACACCATAGCTTTGCATTAATTCATTTACATAAATAGAGATGGACGGAACTCCCATACCTGTCCCTTGAACAGACACTTTTTTCCCTTTATAAGTACCAGTATAACCAAACATGTTTCTAACTTCATTATAACAAACAGGATTTTCCAAAAATGTTTCAGCTATATATTTTGCTCTCAATGGATCTCCCGGCAATAGCACAGCTTCTGCGATTTCGTTTTCTTTAGCGCCTATATGTATACTCATGTTTGAATATTTCCTCCTTTATGTAAAGACAAAAATGTCTATATTCAACTATAACTATACCATAGGCTTTTTAAAAAGATAAAGTTACCGATAATTCAGATTTTAACAAACGTGAATTCGGTTCACTACAGCCCAACCGCCAGATTGAAGCTGGTAATAACTCTTTTTCTCGTACTTATCCCCGATCATAATGATATCACCACTTGATATGGTTCTTCCCTTATAATTCTCAGGTATTAAATCTCTTATATTAAACTTTCTAAACAATTTATTAATGACTTCCGTATGACTTTCTCCATCTATGTAGCCTTGATATACCTGTTTATATCCTTTCTTATCCCGAGGGTGTTCTGTTTGAAAAATGGCGATTTCATATTCTCTTCTTCGCAAAGCCGACCACTTTAAAATTCTTTGTTTAAGCATAATTTCCCTCCTAATACGTTTGTTATTTAAATTTACCC
Coding sequences:
- a CDS encoding S41 family peptidase, with product MNQLDSEQDQEQANKPKGYIKVRWIYLILGSALLIILSVFATRYIMDNTQQSTSGIKIPLSGSKNDMEKIKSAMDTLENSYFQEVDRDKLIDGAINGMVESLDDPYSDFMTQEEAASFHESISSSFEGIGAEIMSENEQIVIVSPIKGAPAEKAGLKAGDIILKVNDKSLQGMSSSDAVLLIRGKKGTEVNLVIQRPGASKTMNVKIIRDTIPVNTVYKENLTDDIANIQITSFSENTAEELEKVLREVEEQGMKGIVLDLRQNPGGLLDQAEKIANMFVPAGENLVQIEDRSGNKQVAKATDTGYKFKLSTAVLIDEGSASASEIVAAALNESADIPIIGVKSYGKGTAQSAMDFTDGSNLKFTYAKWLTPDGNWIHKKGIKPDITVKMPDYANLSFIDPEEKLELSKMSPEVENAEKMLKALGYNPGKADGCFDENTVTAVKKFQKDHDLKETGVIQGDTTNKLMNELRNKITEEDPQLEAAKKKLAEDIK
- a CDS encoding D-alanyl-D-alanine carboxypeptidase family protein, whose translation is MRKILLGMMMATALLLTACNDLSIDTDQSKKEENENHTQETIGNGQGNQGSEEDDNSVNLAAEFLNDIKVEDGVNYIQNPDNILVLVNKENSLPIGYRADDLVKPNVTFSFVGEHEKQLMRKEAAEALEKMFTAANEEGVQLAAVSGFRSYERQVQLYNAEIEASGIEYAQQSVAEPGKSEHQTGLTMDVSSAENNYQLNEDFGSTTAGQWLAQNSAEYGFIIRYPKGDEKTTGYMYEPWHIRYVGKAYATDMKKRGLTLEEYIQLATE
- the deoD gene encoding purine-nucleoside phosphorylase; amino-acid sequence: MSIHIGAKENEIAEAVLLPGDPLRAKYIAETFLENPVCYNEVRNMFGYTGTYKGKKVSVQGTGMGVPSISIYVNELMQSYGVQKLIRVGTCGAIQKDVKVRDVILAMTSSTDSNMNKLLFDGIDFAPTADFGLLKKAYDTGVEKGLQLKVGNVFTADQFYNDKADHEKWAQYGILAIEMETTALYTLAAKYGRQALSILTVSDHILTGEETTAEERQTTFNDMIEVALNTAIES
- a CDS encoding YodL domain-containing protein; its protein translation is MLKQRILKWSALRRREYEIAIFQTEHPRDKKGYKQVYQGYIDGESHTEVINKLFRKFNIRDLIPENYKGRTISSGDIIMIGDKYEKKSYYQLQSGGWAVVNRIHVC